The Mycolicibacterium aichiense region CCGGGCTGACCCGCCCGTCGTTCGGGCTGCGCTCGATGGACGTGCTCGACGATGTGATTCTCGCCATGCGCAAGCTGCACCAGCCGATCATCGCCGCGGTCAACGGCGCGGCCATCGGCGGCGGGTTATGTCTGGCCCTGGCCGCCGACATCCGGGTCGCGGCCGCCGGCGCCTACTTCCGCGCAGCCGGCATCAACAACGGGCTGACCGCCAGTGAACTGGGCCTGAGCTACCTGCTGCCACGGGCGATCGGCTCATCGCGGGCCTTCGAGATCATGCTCACCGGGCGTGACGTCGATGCGCAGGAAGCCGAACGGATCGGCTTGGTGTCCCGCCAGGTGCCCGACGAGGACCTGCTGCCGGTCGCCTTCGAGATCGCTGCCCGCATCGCGGCGTTCTCCCGGCCCGGAACCGAGTTGACCAAGCGGACGCTGTGGAGTGGACTGGACGCCGGTAGCCTGGAAGGACATATGCAGGCCGAGGGCCTCGGGCAGCTTTATGTGCGCCTGCTCACCGCCAACTTCGAAGAGGCGGTCGCTGCGCGCGCCGAGAACCGCGCCCCGGTCTTCACCGACGACAAGTAACCACCTCGGGGCACGAGCGAACCGACCCGGGGATTACGACAGAGGAGTAGTGCGCGCGTGATTACCGCAACGGACCTGGAGGTCCGCGCCGGCGCGCGCACACTGCTCCTCGCCGAAGGACCCGCGCTGCGTATCCAGCCCGGCGACCGCATCGGCCTGGTCGGGCGCAACGGCGCGGGCAAGACGACGACCCTGCGGATCCTGGCGGGGGAGGGCGAGCCCTACGCGGGAACCGTCGTGCGCACCGGAGACATCGGCTACCTGCCGCAGGATCCGCGTGAGGGCGATCTCGACGTGCTGGCCCGCGACCGGGTGCTCTCGGCGCGCGGCCTGGACACGCTGCTCTCGGATCTGGAGAAGCAGCAGGTATTGATGGCCGAGGTGGTCGACGAGGCCGCCCGCGACAAGGCGGTACGCCGCTACGGCCAACTCGAGGAACGGTTCGCCGCACTCGGCGGATACGCCGCCGAAAGCGAAGCGGGCCGCATCTGCGCCAGCCTCGGTCTGCCCGATCGGGTTCTCACCCAGCCGCTACGCACCCTGTCCGGCGGTCAGCGCAGGCGCGTCGAACTGTCCCGGATCCTGTTCGCCGCCAGCGACACTGGATCCGGCTCGGCCACCACTCTGTTGCTCGACGAGCCCACCAACCACCTCGATGCCGACTCGATCGGCTGGCTGCGGGGCTTCCTGCAAAACCACACCGGCGGGCTCGTGGTGATCAGCCACGACGTCGACCTGCTCGCCGATGTGGTCAACCGGGTGTGGTTCCTCGACGCCGTGCGCGGCGAAGCCGACGTCTACAACATGGGCTGGCAGAAGTACCTCGACGCCCGCGCCACCGACGAGCAGCGCCGGCGCCGCGAACGCGCCAACGCCGAGAAGAAGGCCAGCGCGCTGCGTACCCAGGCCGCCAAGATGGGCGCCAAGGCCACCAAAGCCGTTGCCGCACAGAACATGTTGCGTCGCGCCGAGCGGATGATGGCCGAATTGGACGCCGAGCGGGTGGCCGACAAGGTGGCCCGGATCAAGTTCCCGACGCCGGCGCCGTGCGGCAAGACACCGCTGGTCGTCAAAGGGCTGACCAAGAACTACGGCTCCCTCGAGGTGTTCACCGGCGTCGACCTGGCCATCGACCGCGGCTCACGCGTGGTGGTGCTGGGCCTCAACGGCGCGGGCAAGACCACCCTGCTCCGGTTGATCGCCGGCACCGAAACTCCCGACGCCGGCGGACTGGAACCCGGTCACGGCCTCAAGATCGGGTATTTCGCGCAGGAACACGACACTCTCGACAACAACGCGACGGTGTGGGAGAACATCCGCCACGCCGCCCCGGACACCGGCGAGCAGGACCTGCGCGGCCTGCTCGGCGCGTTCATGTTCACCGGTCCGCAACTCGAGCAGCCGGCCGGCACGCTGTCCGGCGGTGAGAAGACCCGGCTGGCGTTGGCGGGATTGGTGGCCTCGACGGCGAACGTGCTGTTGCTCGACGAGCCGACCAACAACCTCGATCCCGCGTCCCGCGAACAGGTTCTGGACGCGCTGCGCAGTTATCAGGGTGCAGTCGTGCTGGTGACCCACGATCCGGGCGCCGCCGAAGCGCTCGACCCGCAACGGGTGGTGCTGCTTCCGGACGGCACCGAGGACTTCTGGTCCGACGAGTATCGGGACCTCATCGAGCTCGCCTGACAACTGGCATAAACGATTTCGGTCATTCCCCCCAACGCGCCGACCCACGCTCCTACTCTCATGGCTATCGGCGCGGATTCACCGGGGAGGGTGATCATGAGGAAGCCCAACGAAGCTCGAGACCAGTTGCTGGACTCTCTGCGAAACGCCTACGAGAGCGGCGCGAGCATTCGCACCCTCGTGGCGTCGACGGGCCGTTCGTACGGCTCGATCCACGCACTGTTACGCGAGTCCGGGACCACTATGCGCAGCCGCGGTGGCCCCAACCACGTCACGCGTCGGTAGCGCTCGACCCGACTGGCGCGCGTCCCGCTTTGCCGGGGCGGTTGAGATAGTGTCGGCACCGTCTGTGAAAAGGTTTGGCGCACAGCGCAGAACAGAAATGAGACGATGGTCAGCGACATCGAGCGGCTCCGGTCCCTATATCTCGACTACCTCGTCGCCTGTAACGATCATGACTTCGAACGCATGACGACGTTCTACGCCCCGATCATCTCCATCAACGACACGCCCACCGACGCGCGGACGGTCACCGCGCAGTTCGCCCCACTGGTCGCGGCGTTCCCGGACTGGCGTTGGACGGTGCGCAACATGATCATCGACGCGACGCACATCTCACTGAACTTCTCTGTCACCGGCACCCACCGCGGCGTCTTCGAAGGGATCGAACCGACCGGTCGTGACGTGACCATCTCCGAGTTCACCATCTACCGCGTCGAGGGCAACAGGTTCACCCACGTATGGGACCTCGCCGATTTCGCGTCCCTGCGAGAGCAGATCGGCTAGCCCGGTCGCGGGCGTGCCGTCAGGCCCGGCCGCCTGCATCGTCGGCCCGCACCGAATCCTCCACCAGATCCAGCACTGCTGAAAGCCGCTGGGGATCCTCGCCCGTCGCCAGCCGCGCGACCAGTCCGTCGAGCACCAGGTCCAGGTAGCACTGCAACACATCGGGCGGCACGTCGTCGCGCAGCCGGCCAGCCTGTTTCTGCTGGCGCAGCCGCTCCGAGGTCGCCGAGGCCAATTCCGCCGAACGTTCCACCCAGCCCCGGTGAAACACCGGGTCGTTGCGCAGCTTGCGGGCGATCTCCAATCGTGTGGCCAGCCAATCGAATTGATCGGGCGCGGCCAGCATGTCGCGCATCACCTGGATGAGACCCTCGCGCGCCGCCACCTCGGCCATCCGGGCCGCATCCTCGCGGGCAAGCGCGAAGAACAAGGTGTCCTTGTCGCGGTAATGATGGAATATCGCACCGCGTGACAGACCGATGGTCTGCTCCAGCCGGCGCACGGTCGCCTGCTCATAGCCGTACTCGGCGAAGCAGCGCCGTGCGCCGTCGAGGATCTGGCGGCGGCGGGCCGCCAGATGATCCTCGCTGACTTTGGGCACCCGCGACTAGCCGGTCCGCAGCATGTTGCGCAGCACGTACTGCAGGATGCCGCCGTTGCGGTAGTAGTCGGCCTCGCCCGGGGTGTCGATGCGCACCACGGCGTCGAACTCGACCTTCGACCCGTCCTCCTTGGTGGCGGTGACGTGAACGGTCTTCGGCGTCTTGCCGTTGTTCAGTTCCTCGATCCCGGTGATGTCGAAGACCTCGGTGCCGTCCAGCTTCAGCGACGCCGCCGACTCCCCGGCCGGGAACTGCAGCGGGATCACGCCCATGCCGATCAGGTTCGACCGGTGGATGCGCTCGAAGGACTCGGTGATCACCGCACGCACACCCAGCAGGCTGGTGCCCTTGGCCGCCCAGTCGCGCGACGAGCCGGAGCCGTACTCCTTGCCGCCCAGCACCACCAGCGGAATGTTCTGTGCCGCATAGTTTTGCGCGGCGTCGTAGATGAAGGCTTGCGGTCCGCCATCCTGGGTGAAGTCCCGCGTGTAGCCACCGGACACGTCGTCGAGCAACTGGTTGCGCAACCGGATGTTCGCGAACGTGCCGCGAATCATCACCTCGTGGTTGCCGCGGCGAGACCCGTAGGAGTTGTAGTCCAACTTGCCCACGCCGTTGCTGTCCAGGTACTGCGCGGCAGGGGTGCCCGCCTTGATGTTGCCTGCGGGGCTGATGTGGTCGGTGGTTACCGAATCACCCAGCAGGGCAAGAACTCTGGCCCCGGTTATATCGCTGACCGGCTGCGGTTCAGCGGGCATGCCGTCGAAGTACGGAGGCTTGCGCACGTAGGTCGAGTTGGGGTCCCACTCGAATGTCTTGCCCGACGGCGTTGGCAGGTTCTGCCAGCGCTCGTCGCCCTTGAACACGTCGGCGTAGTTCTTGGTGAACATCTCCTGGTTGATCGCCGAGGCGATGGTGTCGGAGATGTCCTTCGACGACGGCCAGATGTCCTTGAGGAACACGTCGTTGCCGTCGGTGTCCTTGCCCAACGGATCGGTCTCGAAGTCGAAGTCCATCGTGCCGGCCAGCGCGTAGGCGATCACCAGCGGCGGCGAGGCCAGGTAGTTCATCTTCACGTCGGGGGAGATGCGGCCCTCGAAGTTGCGGTTGCCCGAGAGCACCGCGGTGACCGTCAGGTCGTTGTCGTTGATGGCCTTCGAGATCTCCTCGAGCAGCGGACCGCTGTTACCGATGCATGTGGTGCAGCCGTAGCCAACGAGATAGAAGCCCAACTTCTCCAGGTACGGCCAGAGGCCGGCCTTGTCGTAGTAGTCGCTGACGACCTGGGAACCGGGGGCCATCGAGGTCTTGACCCACGGCTTGGCGGTCAGGCCCTTGTCGACGGCGTTCTTGGCCAGCAACGCGGCGCCGAGCATGACCGACGGGTTGGAGGTGTTGGTGCACGAGGTGATCGACGCGATCGCGACCGCGCCGTGGTCGAGCACGAACTCACCGCGCTCCTCGGCCCGGACCTTCACCGGCTTGGTGGGCCGGCCCTCGGCGCCGGCGGCCGCAGAGTGCAGTGGCTCCGAACCGTTGTCGGCGAACGACAGCACCGCCGGGTCGCTGGCCGGGAATGACTCCTCGACGGCCTCGTCCAGCTTGGTCTGCGGGGCGGGGTTGCCGTTTTCGACGTAGTTGTGGATGTCCTTGCGGAACGCCGACTTCGCGTCGGACAGCTCGATGCGGTCCTGCGGGCGCTTGGGCCCGGCGATCGAGGGCACGACGGTGGACAGGTCGAGCTCGAGGTACTCGGAATACTTGGCCTCGTGGTCGGGGTCGTGCCACATGCCCTGCGCCTTGGCGTAGGCCTCGACCAGGGCCAGCTCGTCATCGCTGCGCCCGGTGAGGCGCAGGTAGTCGATGGTGACGTCGTCGATCGGGAAAATGGCTGCAGTGGAACCGAATTCGGGGCTCATGTTGCCCAGGGTGGCGCGGTTGGCCAGCGGCACCTCGGCGACGCCGGTGCCGTAGAACTCGACGAACTTGCCGACAACGCCGTGCTTGCGCAGCATCTCGGTGACGGTGAGGACGACGTCGGTCGCGGTGACGCCGGGCTGGATCTCGCCGCTCAGCTTGAAGCCGACGACCCGGGGGATGAGCATCGAGACCGGCTGGCCCAGCATCGCGGCCTCGGCCTCAATGCCGCCGACACCCCAGCCCAGCACGCCGAGGCCGTTGACCATCGTGGTGTGGCTGTCGGTGCCGACGCAGGTGTCCGGGTAGGCCACCCCGTCGCGGACCATGGTGACGCGCGCCAGGTACTCGATGTTGACCTGGTGAACGATGCCGGTGCCCGGCGGGACGACCTTGAAGTCGTCGAAGGCACCCTGACCCCAGCGCAGGAACTGGTAGCGCTCGCCGTTACGGGAGTACTCGATCTCCACGTTGCGCTCGAAGGCGTCCGCGCTGCCGAACACGTCGATGATCACCGAGTGGTCGATCACCAGCTCGGCCGGGGCCAGCGGATTCACCTGGTCGGGGTTACCGCCGAGGTCGCCGACGGCCTCGCGCATGGTGGCCAGGTCGACGATGCAGGGGACGCCGGTGAAGTCCTGCATGATCACCCGCGCAGGGGTGAACTGGATCTCGACGCTCGGGTCGGCGGAGGGATCCCAGTTCGCGATGGACTCGATGTGGTCCTTCGTGATGTTGGCGCCGTCCTCGGTGCGCAACAGGTTCTCGGCCAGCACCTTGAGGCTGTAGGGAAGTTTCTCGGTGCCGGGAACCGCGTCGAGGCGGTAGATCTCGTAGCTGTTGTCGCCGACCTTCAAGGTGTCGCGCGCCTCGAAAGTGTTCAGGGACGAATTCGACGAATTTTCGCTGCTCACATCAACTCCCGGCGTTGTCCTCGATGCCGACGGGCTGTGTCGACACCGGTCTCCATACTAACAGTACGGTTGTCCTGCTAAGCGGGCGGATCGATATCCGCCACGGCCGCAGGCCATGCTCCAGTCTTGTCTTCTCCGGCGCGTGGTGCCACCCCTGGGGTGGGGCGCGCGGTACCGTTTCCGATCGTGACGATTCCGCACGCGCCGACCTACATCCCGGTGGAGGTGTGCAGCAGTGCCGGGCTTGCCCCGTCGACTCCGATCGACCAGTGCCTGGCCGCGGTCAAGGCGGACGTGGCTGCCGACGGTGTCGCCGCGCCGGCCACCGATGTCGCCGCCCTCCAGAAGGTGGTGGCCTCGGCCAAGGAGCACGGCA contains the following coding sequences:
- a CDS encoding enoyl-CoA hydratase, whose product is MIRDTGFVLVDKPQPNIALVTLNRPERMNSMAFDVMLPLREVLTELKHDNDVRAVVLTGAGRGFSSGADHKSAGSVPHVAGLTRPSFGLRSMDVLDDVILAMRKLHQPIIAAVNGAAIGGGLCLALAADIRVAAAGAYFRAAGINNGLTASELGLSYLLPRAIGSSRAFEIMLTGRDVDAQEAERIGLVSRQVPDEDLLPVAFEIAARIAAFSRPGTELTKRTLWSGLDAGSLEGHMQAEGLGQLYVRLLTANFEEAVAARAENRAPVFTDDK
- a CDS encoding ABC-F family ATP-binding cassette domain-containing protein, with product MITATDLEVRAGARTLLLAEGPALRIQPGDRIGLVGRNGAGKTTTLRILAGEGEPYAGTVVRTGDIGYLPQDPREGDLDVLARDRVLSARGLDTLLSDLEKQQVLMAEVVDEAARDKAVRRYGQLEERFAALGGYAAESEAGRICASLGLPDRVLTQPLRTLSGGQRRRVELSRILFAASDTGSGSATTLLLDEPTNHLDADSIGWLRGFLQNHTGGLVVISHDVDLLADVVNRVWFLDAVRGEADVYNMGWQKYLDARATDEQRRRRERANAEKKASALRTQAAKMGAKATKAVAAQNMLRRAERMMAELDAERVADKVARIKFPTPAPCGKTPLVVKGLTKNYGSLEVFTGVDLAIDRGSRVVVLGLNGAGKTTLLRLIAGTETPDAGGLEPGHGLKIGYFAQEHDTLDNNATVWENIRHAAPDTGEQDLRGLLGAFMFTGPQLEQPAGTLSGGEKTRLALAGLVASTANVLLLDEPTNNLDPASREQVLDALRSYQGAVVLVTHDPGAAEALDPQRVVLLPDGTEDFWSDEYRDLIELA
- a CDS encoding helix-turn-helix domain-containing protein, producing MRKPNEARDQLLDSLRNAYESGASIRTLVASTGRSYGSIHALLRESGTTMRSRGGPNHVTRR
- a CDS encoding ester cyclase gives rise to the protein MVSDIERLRSLYLDYLVACNDHDFERMTTFYAPIISINDTPTDARTVTAQFAPLVAAFPDWRWTVRNMIIDATHISLNFSVTGTHRGVFEGIEPTGRDVTISEFTIYRVEGNRFTHVWDLADFASLREQIG
- a CDS encoding TetR/AcrR family transcriptional regulator produces the protein MPKVSEDHLAARRRQILDGARRCFAEYGYEQATVRRLEQTIGLSRGAIFHHYRDKDTLFFALAREDAARMAEVAAREGLIQVMRDMLAAPDQFDWLATRLEIARKLRNDPVFHRGWVERSAELASATSERLRQQKQAGRLRDDVPPDVLQCYLDLVLDGLVARLATGEDPQRLSAVLDLVEDSVRADDAGGRA
- the acnA gene encoding aconitate hydratase AcnA, whose product is MSSENSSNSSLNTFEARDTLKVGDNSYEIYRLDAVPGTEKLPYSLKVLAENLLRTEDGANITKDHIESIANWDPSADPSVEIQFTPARVIMQDFTGVPCIVDLATMREAVGDLGGNPDQVNPLAPAELVIDHSVIIDVFGSADAFERNVEIEYSRNGERYQFLRWGQGAFDDFKVVPPGTGIVHQVNIEYLARVTMVRDGVAYPDTCVGTDSHTTMVNGLGVLGWGVGGIEAEAAMLGQPVSMLIPRVVGFKLSGEIQPGVTATDVVLTVTEMLRKHGVVGKFVEFYGTGVAEVPLANRATLGNMSPEFGSTAAIFPIDDVTIDYLRLTGRSDDELALVEAYAKAQGMWHDPDHEAKYSEYLELDLSTVVPSIAGPKRPQDRIELSDAKSAFRKDIHNYVENGNPAPQTKLDEAVEESFPASDPAVLSFADNGSEPLHSAAAGAEGRPTKPVKVRAEERGEFVLDHGAVAIASITSCTNTSNPSVMLGAALLAKNAVDKGLTAKPWVKTSMAPGSQVVSDYYDKAGLWPYLEKLGFYLVGYGCTTCIGNSGPLLEEISKAINDNDLTVTAVLSGNRNFEGRISPDVKMNYLASPPLVIAYALAGTMDFDFETDPLGKDTDGNDVFLKDIWPSSKDISDTIASAINQEMFTKNYADVFKGDERWQNLPTPSGKTFEWDPNSTYVRKPPYFDGMPAEPQPVSDITGARVLALLGDSVTTDHISPAGNIKAGTPAAQYLDSNGVGKLDYNSYGSRRGNHEVMIRGTFANIRLRNQLLDDVSGGYTRDFTQDGGPQAFIYDAAQNYAAQNIPLVVLGGKEYGSGSSRDWAAKGTSLLGVRAVITESFERIHRSNLIGMGVIPLQFPAGESAASLKLDGTEVFDITGIEELNNGKTPKTVHVTATKEDGSKVEFDAVVRIDTPGEADYYRNGGILQYVLRNMLRTG